From Pantoea vagans:
ACGGTGCGCTGGCTGCGATGGATCTGGCGAAACAGTATGTTGACGCCGGTCAGCTTGATAAGGCCGCGACGCTGCTGCAAAACGGACTGAAAGACACCAAAGATGCCAATCTGCAGGCGGTGATTAACCTGCGCCTGGCACGCATTCAACTGCAACAGAATCAAGCGGATGCGGCGCTTAAAACCCTTGACGGTGTGAAGGGTGATGGCTGGACAGCCATTGTGGCCGATATTCGTGGCGAAGCGCTGCTGACCAAAGGTGACAAGCAGGGCGCGCGCGATGCCTGGAGTAAAGGAGTCGAATCTGACGCCTCTCCGGCATTGAAGCAAATGATGCAGATGAAGATGAAGATGAATAACTTAAGCTAAGCCAGTCAAGAGAGCGCACATGGAATTACGTAAATACCTGCTGCCAGGACTGATTTCAGTCACTTTGCTCAGCGGTTGTTCGCTGTTTAGCGGCGAAGAAGATGTAGTAAAAATGGCCCCGTTGCCGAAGGTAGAAAACCAGTTCACGCCACAGAAAGTGTGGAACACCTCGGTAGGCGATGGCGTTGGTGATTTCTACTCAAATCTGCATCCTGCCTGGCAGGACAACACCGTTTTTGCAGCCGATCGTTTTGGTATTGTCAAAGCGCTGGATGCTGCAGACGGTAAAGAAAAATGGAAAGTCGATCTCTCTGAGAAAACCGGCTTCTTCTCTAAAAACCGCTCAGCGCTGTTATCAGGCGGCCTGACCGCTGATGGCGATCGGGTTTATGTCGGTAGCGAGCGCGGCAAAGTTTATGCCCTGAACAGCAGTGATGGCAGCCTGGCCTGGCAGACCAGCGTCGCAGGTGAAGCGCTGTCTCGTCCTGTCGTCAGCGATGGCCTGGTACTGGTGCATACCAGCAACGGCATGCTGCAGGGACTGGATCAGAGCAGCGGTGCGGTGAAGTGGAGCGTCAACCTGGATATGCCAGCGTTGTCTCTGCGCGGTGAATCTGCACCTGCTGTCGCCTTTGGCGGCGCGATTGTCGGTGGCGATAATGGTCGTGTCAGCGCCGTTGTGCTGAACCAGGGACAGCTGATCTGGCAGCAGCGTATTTCTCAGGTCAGCGGTGCTACTGAGATCGACCGTCTCAATGACGTCGATACCACGCCGGTTATCGTTAATGGCGTAGTGTATGCACTCGCTTACAACGGTAACCTGTCGGCGCTGGATCTGCGCTCCGGCCAGATTTTGTGGAAACGCGAAATTGGCGGTGTGAAAGATCTGATTGTCGATGCCGGTCGCATCTATCTGGTCGACCAGGATGACCGTGTGATTGCGCTGAACGCTGACGGCGGTGTTGCCATCTGGCGTCAGAGCGATCTGCTGCATCGCAACCTGACGTCACCGGTGCTCTACAACGGCTACCTGGTGGTCGGCGACAGCGAAGGTTATCTGCACTGGCTGAACACCACTGATGGTCGTTTTGTCGCACAGCAGAAACTGGATAGCTCAGGCTTCCAGACTGAGCCGGTGGTCGCCAGCGATAAGCTGCTGATCCAGTCGAAAGACGGCGAGGTGTATGCGATTACCCGTTAACGGGTAAACGTCTGGCAGGTGAAA
This genomic window contains:
- a CDS encoding YfgM family protein, with amino-acid sequence MEVYSNENEQTDALRNFFASNGKALAIGVVIGIAALGGWRYWSSHQDDTAKSVSAQYQQLTSAMQAGKPETLEAVSRFASENSNTYGALAAMDLAKQYVDAGQLDKAATLLQNGLKDTKDANLQAVINLRLARIQLQQNQADAALKTLDGVKGDGWTAIVADIRGEALLTKGDKQGARDAWSKGVESDASPALKQMMQMKMKMNNLS
- the bamB gene encoding outer membrane protein assembly factor BamB, whose product is MELRKYLLPGLISVTLLSGCSLFSGEEDVVKMAPLPKVENQFTPQKVWNTSVGDGVGDFYSNLHPAWQDNTVFAADRFGIVKALDAADGKEKWKVDLSEKTGFFSKNRSALLSGGLTADGDRVYVGSERGKVYALNSSDGSLAWQTSVAGEALSRPVVSDGLVLVHTSNGMLQGLDQSSGAVKWSVNLDMPALSLRGESAPAVAFGGAIVGGDNGRVSAVVLNQGQLIWQQRISQVSGATEIDRLNDVDTTPVIVNGVVYALAYNGNLSALDLRSGQILWKREIGGVKDLIVDAGRIYLVDQDDRVIALNADGGVAIWRQSDLLHRNLTSPVLYNGYLVVGDSEGYLHWLNTTDGRFVAQQKLDSSGFQTEPVVASDKLLIQSKDGEVYAITR